AGTACCACGGCGGCCACAGTGATGTTCTGGGGGGAGCTCTGGTCAGCAAGGATGACGACGAATTCTTTGCCCGGATCAGAATGATCCAGCGGATTGGCGGTGCGGTGCCGGCGCCTTTTGACTGTTGGCTGATATCCAGGGGGATTCAGACCCTGCCCTGCCGGATGAAAGCGCAAACCCGGATTGCCGCCCAAATTGCCGCCTTTCTGGAAAGTAAGCCTCAGGTGGAAAAGGTCTATTACCCCGGGTTGGCCAGTCATGAGGGCCATGCTGTTGCTGCCCGTCAAATGGACGGCTTCGGCGCCATGCTGTCGTTTCAGGTGCGCGGAGGCCGGGAAGCGGCCCTGGCCGTAACCGGCAAGGTGAAAATCATTACGCCGGCGACCAGCCTGGGCGGTGTGGAGAGTCTGATTGAACACCGGAAATCGATCGAAGGACCTGACAGCCGCACCCCGGATAACTTGCTGCGGCTGTCGGTGGGCCTGGAAGATGTGGAGGATCTGAAAACAGATCTGGAGACCGCTCTTGCGGGATAAGATAATTGAATCAAATGGCTGATTAGAAGGCTAAAGGCCAAAGAATGTTGTAGAGCATTCTTTGGCCTTTTTCTTTTTAGCCGGCAACAGAGTAAGGGGGTGGTAAGGACGATAATAAACAGGAGTTCCAGCATAGTTAAGCTAAGAAAGGCAAGGTGAAGTTTGATGAGTATTGAAAATCCATCAATCTATGACCAGAAAACCGTACTCAAAAGTGAAGACTGGTGGGCGGTATGGCTTGGTTTGCTCATCGTCGTTCTTGGCGCCGGCCGTATTTGGGGCAGTGATTGGTTAGGCTGGGTAGTGAGTTATAACGTCTGGATAGACACTGCCAAAGTGTTTAGCCCCAATTCCCAAGCTTATTCCGCTCTGGGCGGCTGGGGTTCCGCCATCGTTACCTACCTTTTTGTGCTGGTCATTACTACATTAGGCGCTGTTATCATGGGCAGCAAACCGGTACGGTTTGTGACCGGCTTTACGATTATTTATTGGATTACCGCTATTTCCACGATTCTGGGCAACTATGCCTATCTGGCGGCCACTCCCGACAAAGCGGCGAGTTTCAAAATACCCTGGTCTTTAAGTCTTGGCGAGTTGGGCTTTGTTTTCGCCTTGATCATCGGTCTGATTCTTAGCAATTTTTTCCCTCGCGCCGCTGCATTTTTAGTGGATGCTGCCAGGCCAGAATGGTATATCAAAACAGGGATTGTTATATTAGGGATGGCGATTGGCATCAAGACGGTAAGTGCGCTTGGCCTGGCCGGTACAGTGATTTTCAGGGGGCTTTGCGCCGTGCTGGAGGCCTATTTGATTTATTGGCCGGTGGTGTATTTTATCTCCCGCCGTTACTTTAAATTCACCCCCGAGTGGGCGGCCCCCCTGGCCTCCGGTATATCCATATGCGGTGTAGCTGCGGCTATTGCCACCGGCGGCGCCATTCGGGCCCGTCCCATTGTGCCCGCCATCCTGGCGTCGGTCATTATCGTCTTTGTCGCGATTGAGATATTGTTCCTGCCTTGGCTGGCCACCGCTTTTTTAGTCAACGAGCCGATGGTCGCCGGCGCCTGGATGGGGCTGGCCGTTAAAAGCGACGGCGGCGCGGTTGCCAGCGGAGCTATTACCGATGCCTTAATTCGAGGCAAGGCACTGGCCTTGCAAGGCATCCACTACCAGGAAGGCTGGATTTTAATGGCCACTACCACTACCAAATTGTTTATCGATGTGTTCATTGGCGTATGGGCCTTTCTTCTGGCTGTGATCTGGTCGGTATACCGACTTAACGGAAAACCGGGAGAAGCGAAAGGCGAAACGGCTAAGATATCCAAACGGGAAATTTGGGACCGTTTCCCCAAATTTGTCCTTGGCTTTATCGCTACTGCCCTGGTCTTGTTCCTCATCGGCATATACAATCCGCCGGTTGTAAAGGCGGCTGAGGCCGGCGCTAACCAGGCAAATCTGCTGCGGGGAATATTCTTCGGCTTATGCTTCTTTTCCATAGGATTGATCACCAATGTGCGCAAACTGTGGGATGCGGGCCTGGGCCGCATTATCGGCGTGTATGTCGTTGCTTTGTTTGGTTTTATTCTCTGGGTAGGTTTGTTTATTTCCTGGCTGTTCTATCATGGTATCAAGCCGCCTGTAATTGGCGGTTAAGCGGTTCAGTTCTGCAATACATGACAAGGGGGAAAATATAATGGCCAACACGGGCGTTTCGGCTCCGATCCGACCGGCTGCACGGGAAGAGGCGATACCGGAGCAAGAATGGTTTGATCTCCAGCCGATTGAAAAAAAACTTTGCGGTTATTCATTCGGCTTGGGCGTTGCCTTACTGGTCGTATTCATCGTTATATTTGAAGTGTTGCATTAAATTTTGCTATCGGGAACGGCCCCGTCACGGCGGGGCCGTT
The nucleotide sequence above comes from Acetonema longum DSM 6540. Encoded proteins:
- a CDS encoding putative sulfate exporter family transporter encodes the protein MSIENPSIYDQKTVLKSEDWWAVWLGLLIVVLGAGRIWGSDWLGWVVSYNVWIDTAKVFSPNSQAYSALGGWGSAIVTYLFVLVITTLGAVIMGSKPVRFVTGFTIIYWITAISTILGNYAYLAATPDKAASFKIPWSLSLGELGFVFALIIGLILSNFFPRAAAFLVDAARPEWYIKTGIVILGMAIGIKTVSALGLAGTVIFRGLCAVLEAYLIYWPVVYFISRRYFKFTPEWAAPLASGISICGVAAAIATGGAIRARPIVPAILASVIIVFVAIEILFLPWLATAFLVNEPMVAGAWMGLAVKSDGGAVASGAITDALIRGKALALQGIHYQEGWILMATTTTKLFIDVFIGVWAFLLAVIWSVYRLNGKPGEAKGETAKISKREIWDRFPKFVLGFIATALVLFLIGIYNPPVVKAAEAGANQANLLRGIFFGLCFFSIGLITNVRKLWDAGLGRIIGVYVVALFGFILWVGLFISWLFYHGIKPPVIGG